One segment of Streptomyces sp. XD-27 DNA contains the following:
- a CDS encoding 3-oxoacyl-ACP reductase gives MSPVLQGRTAIVTGAGRGLGRAEALELARLGAHVVVNDHGVPGRDGSGAASPAPAEQVAAEIRAAGGSALAHAGDVADFAQARALVELAVDTYGALDILVNNAGILRDRMVFSMSEEEWDSVIRVHLKGHFNTTRFAAAHWRQRAKAAGGPVHGRIVNTASEAFLAGSPGQPNYAAAKGGIVGLTTSTAAALARYGVTANAICPRARTRMTEDVFAAVPTGRAGDPGEAAGPDPLAPEHVAPLVGYLASPAAAKVSGQLFVVHGGMVAVLERPKVAAKFDTAKDVFTVAELDELLTPYYDARPPGESFAAVDVLGLARG, from the coding sequence GTGTCACCCGTATTACAGGGCAGGACCGCGATCGTCACCGGTGCCGGACGCGGCCTCGGCCGCGCCGAAGCCCTCGAACTGGCCCGGCTGGGCGCCCACGTCGTCGTCAACGACCACGGCGTGCCCGGGCGCGACGGCTCCGGGGCGGCGTCGCCGGCCCCCGCCGAGCAGGTCGCGGCCGAGATCCGCGCGGCGGGCGGCAGCGCACTGGCCCACGCGGGCGACGTGGCCGACTTCGCGCAGGCCCGCGCGCTGGTGGAGCTGGCCGTCGACACCTACGGCGCGCTCGACATCCTGGTCAACAACGCGGGCATCCTCCGCGACCGGATGGTCTTCTCGATGTCGGAGGAGGAGTGGGACTCCGTCATCCGCGTCCATCTCAAGGGCCACTTCAACACCACCCGCTTCGCCGCCGCCCACTGGCGGCAGCGCGCCAAGGCGGCGGGCGGCCCGGTCCACGGCCGGATCGTGAACACCGCCTCCGAGGCGTTCCTGGCCGGATCACCGGGACAGCCCAACTACGCGGCGGCCAAGGGCGGCATCGTGGGCCTCACCACCTCCACGGCCGCCGCGCTCGCCCGCTACGGCGTGACGGCGAACGCCATCTGCCCGCGCGCCCGCACCCGGATGACCGAGGACGTCTTCGCGGCCGTGCCGACGGGCCGGGCGGGGGATCCGGGGGAGGCGGCCGGGCCGGACCCGCTCGCGCCCGAACACGTCGCCCCGCTCGTCGGCTACCTCGCCTCGCCCGCGGCCGCGAAGGTCAGCGGTCAGCTGTTCGTGGTCCACGGCGGAATGGTCGCCGTGCTGGAACGGCCCAAGGTGGCGGCCAAGTTCGACACGGCCAAGGACGTGTTCACCGTGGCGGAGCTGGACGAGCTGCTCACCCCGTACTACGACGCGCGGCCGCCGGGCGAGTCGTTCGCCGCGGTCGACGTGCTGGGCCTGGCGCGCGGCTGA
- a CDS encoding zinc ribbon domain-containing protein has product MNAAPADQIRLLDVQALDVRLSQLAHKRRTLPEHAEIESLNADLTQLRDLLVAAQTEESDTAREQTKAEQDVDQVRQRAARDQKRLDSGTVTSPKDLENLQHEIASLAKRQGDLEDIVLEVMERRESVQERVAELTGRVESVQAKADDATARRDAAAEEIDAETATVTKEREVIAGTIPDDLLKLYDKLRAQQGGVGAARLYQRRCEGCRLELNITEVNEVRAAAPDAVVRCENCRRILVRTPESGL; this is encoded by the coding sequence CTGAACGCCGCGCCCGCCGACCAGATCCGCCTCCTCGACGTCCAGGCCCTGGACGTCCGGCTCTCCCAGCTCGCGCACAAGCGCCGGACCCTGCCCGAGCACGCCGAGATCGAGAGCCTGAACGCCGATCTGACGCAGCTGCGCGACCTGCTGGTCGCCGCGCAGACCGAGGAGAGCGACACCGCCCGCGAGCAGACCAAGGCGGAGCAGGACGTGGACCAGGTCCGCCAGCGGGCCGCCCGCGACCAGAAGCGCCTCGACTCCGGCACCGTCACCTCGCCCAAGGACCTGGAGAACCTCCAGCACGAGATCGCCTCGCTCGCCAAGCGCCAGGGCGACCTGGAGGACATCGTCCTGGAGGTCATGGAACGCCGCGAGTCCGTCCAGGAGCGGGTCGCCGAGCTGACCGGCCGGGTCGAGTCCGTCCAGGCGAAGGCCGACGACGCCACGGCCCGGCGGGACGCCGCCGCCGAGGAGATCGACGCCGAGACCGCGACCGTCACCAAGGAGCGCGAGGTCATCGCCGGCACCATCCCGGACGACCTGCTGAAGCTCTACGACAAGCTGCGCGCGCAGCAGGGCGGCGTCGGCGCGGCCCGGCTCTACCAGCGCCGCTGCGAGGGCTGCCGCCTGGAGCTGAACATCACCGAGGTCAACGAGGTGCGGGCCGCCGCCCCGGACGCCGTGGTGCGCTGCGAGAACTGCCGCCGCATCCTGGTCCGCACGCCCGAATCGGGGCTGTGA